ACGTTGGCCCCACGAAATCCACATACCCTAAAAATACCACGAGGGCTAAATGCACAAAAATATGGTACGAATGATCGTATGTGAAATTTGGAGCGGTGTCACCTCGCAGatctcctccccctccttgAGAAATCCCTAATCCGTGGGCACAACAACGATGAGAGACGCACCATTAGTGGCAGGCTCATCTACACTTGGTGGGGATTTTGAAAGGAGCGCAATAGGCGAATTTTCAGGGGAGCTGTGATGCCGGCCCTCGAGGTCACTCTTCTCATTTGGGAGGACATTTGGTTGCGGATACGGACTGTCCTGCGGATCCGTAAGATTAGGCTTCTTTTTATGTGCTCCTTTTTcttcatcttttttctttgtcccggattccttcttgaatctTTTTGTACAGTGTTCTGCATAAAAGTAAAATCCTTAGGGTGAAGCGGCTCGTCTGCCCTCCGGGCCCAGTCTGGCTGAGCCAGCTCGCGGTGAGCTCGGCTTGCGTCCACCATGAGCCGACCCACAATGCCGCTATAGATTAGTGTCCGTTTCAGCATTTCCTCTCTTAAGAATTTCAATGAATATGAAAGCTATATAAGCCCGCGGCGCACGAAACAAACATGAAAATGTCAATACATGACGAAACTGGGCTATGGAACGCACACAAGCAAGCACATAGGAAACTAGTTACGGAACACACGACAGAAACCACGACAGTACATGAAACCACGACAGTACATGAAAGAAGAAACCATTTCCGACTAGACACTACGGCCGGATTATTCAGGTTATCTAACACCAGAAGTTGCAAGCAGCTAGGTGACCGATGGATGACGAACCGATCACGCGTtcgggcggccggaggagctGGCCGTCGCTGCAGGCGGCAGGAGCGCGCTCTGGGCACATAGGAAAGTAATTACGGTTCACACAACTGCATGCAGTTTTTACAGGCAAATCACAGAAACCACGACAGTACATGAAAGAGGAAACAATTTCCGACTAGACGGCCGGATTATTCAGGTTATCTAACACTACAAGTTGCAAGCAGCTAGGTGACCGATGGATGACGAACCGATCACGCGTtcgggcggccggaggagctggagctggcCGTCGCTGCAGGCGGCAGGAGCGCGCTCTGGGCACCTTCCTTCCGGCGGCTCCAATCGCAGATGGAGAGGTGCAGCTGCTTGGCTGCCGCCAGCATCTCCACCGCCTGCCGCGGCGTCAGGATCTCCGTCGCCAGCTCCCTCGTCGTTGACAGGCGCAGCTGGTCTGCTTCCTCCAGCAGCTTGGCCAGCCCAGCCGTGTAGCTCTCCATGGCAGCGTCCACCTCGGCGTCAACTCCAGCTAATCCCATTGCCGCGAACCGCCCAACTAAGCCGTTGCTGCTAGCGCTGCCGCGGGGTAATGCCGCCGCCCTGGCGCGCTCCTGCTCGCGCTCCCGGACGATCGGGAGCAGCGGGCGGTCAGCGATTTTCTCCTGTAGGCTCGCGAGCCGCTCCGACAGGATTCCCTCCTCATGGATCGTCCGACCGTGGAGGTTGTTGATTTGTTCCAGCTGCATAGCATTGATCCCAAGGAGACCCGATCCAGTCGGCCTGATCATGTCGTCGCCTCCCGCGCGCCCATGGCCGCTaaggaactcctggagctgcGCCTCCAGGCCTTCACTGGAGACGCAATAGAGCAGCCGGATGGAGAGCGACGGCCGGCAACCCCCGAGCCAGAGCACGGCTTTCTCGAACGTCGTGCACCATGGAGGGGCGAAGAAGGCCGCGCCGTCCTCGGGCGCCATGGCACGACGTGTTGTGGCGTACTCCTCGTAGCCACGCAGGCACCTCTCCACCACCGCCCTCAGCTCCGCTTCCGTGGCGCGCCTCGCGGCGGCATTAGCGGCCGCCGCTGTGAGCTCACCGAGCCCCGCCTCCTGCCCCGCGATCCACTGCTGGTGGCACGCGAAGTACCGCGTCATGTCCATCTCGCGTCGCGTCGATCTTGCGTGCGTGATGGTCTGATGGACAAGTGAGTAAGCAAGCACTGGTGCTTTGATGTCCTACGCCAGTATGTCTATATGTACTCGTCGGGTTTTGTCTGTTCCTGTGTCCTGATCTTTCTATATGGTTCGCGTGTCTTGTTGGTTTCTGCCTGTATATGTAAGCAGGGAGGAAAACCTGGTGCTGGCTTCTCATCTTAACGTTAAAGAGAGGAGTTGCTGGTGAAAAGTGAAGGGGCTATTCGTAACGGAAGCAAAGAGCGAAACTGGCAAGAAACGTTAAAGGGGGAACTTTCAACTTTCAACTTTCAACTTTCAACTTTCATGTGTTTCGGGCTCACGCCTGGCTTCGCATAGTACTCCCTGTTGTGCGTGCCTCCTTGTTGccctgtttttgttttatcttCGTATTTCCCTTCATGTATATTATGCTCTACATGTGTTGTTTTTGGTGTGCATCGAAACTTGATGTCTCATtagatgtgtgtgtgtgtgttgtgttTAACCAACGGTTTCACGGGAAGATAATTTTCCATATGAAACTATTGCTGAAATGGTATGGTGCACAGATCATGCATTCTAGACAAAAGATAGCATCTTGATGATAGAGATGCTTGGTTGTACATTATATACAGAGAGATCACTTTATTTTTACGTTCCACCTAAACACCATCACGTCCATTGTCGTTAACCTCTTTTACATTTATGGGAATTACCTCGACAAACAACCTTCATATGCATAAGCTCATTAATCTCTCCGCTTGAGTTGTTTGTGCCCAGCCAGTAGATTATTTTTAAGAATGGTGGCATGTAGAACGAAAGATACCACAAGATGATTATCCAAAGAGCGAGAACGCTTTATTTTTACCTAAAACACGCAAGATGTTTCTAGACAAGTGTTTAGAAAGATAAAACACCTAATTTGCACACGAAATATGCAAGAGGCTTCTAGACGAGCATTTGAAGAGAGGTGACATTTTATTTCCAATTTAATCAGAACATGTTGAAACCGTCGCGTTTTCTTAGAAGAAACACTAATAAAGGATGAAGCTGTCCACCTTGATTTTGAAGACATCGCCTAGACAGCCTAGCTTTACGCATTTGGCTAGGATACCGCAAGGGTCTAAAAGTAGTTGGCTTGCGTATTCTAGGATTCCGCGTATCCAGTCTCAAAATATCAAGAACAAATGGTAAGTATTTGGGTCTGCCTTGGGCTCAGTTGACTGAGACTCGTTTTGTCTCAGTCGATGCTTGTCCGTCCGTAGAAAGCACAGAAACGATCGTTCCTCCTACCCCCCCGCGCCCTGTCGACTGAGACAGATCAAAGTCACAGTCGATCCCCCCTCGGCCTCAGCCTGTTAGGTTTTGTTGTGTTCGTGGgcttttgttgtgtttctgGGCTTTTGTTGTGTTATTTCCGTTTTCTTGTGTCCTGGGAACCATATTTTTCCCCTGGGCCTTAAAGCCCAAACTTCACAAGGACAAAACCCTCTTACGGTCCAGTCCCACGCCGCAGAAACTCCCTTTTGGCCGTCTGCTCCTGATACACAAGAACTCGACTATCTTTCTGCCCAAGGCAGGAACCCAGAAAAGCAAAACGAACACACAGAATCATGCAGGGTGGCAATCTCCCTTTCCCGATctgagaaacaaaaagaagccTTTTGCCACAAGGCATAACTCCAGATCCAGAAAAGGAGGGCGCGTCCAGGTTGGGGCAATGCAGCCAGGAGATACATACCAGGGTAAGCAGAAAACTCTTCTTCGCTCCACCCCGATCTCCCAGGCGAATAGCTTGAACGAactgtttatttatccacctctccccctccccccccccccctcgatGTGTATGTTCTTTGAAACCTATATCTGGAACATGcaaccagaaaaaagaaaaaggaaaaggtgaGAATAATTGAAGTGAATCCTTAATGTGGTTATGAACATGCAGGAATCATGGACACGTATGGTGGTTTCTTGTTGGGACAAGATAGGTTCCCTTCTCTGCAAAAAACGTCTCAGGTTGATTGTTTATGGCTTTTTGAATGTATAGATTCATACgggcagttttttttttgaattggCTCTTTATCTGTGCCATACCACTCCCTTGAAACCTATGACATAATCTGTTTAATACATAACAAAGATATCTTGGAAAAAAAAccccaaagaaaaaaagtgtCCTGACAAGTAATTACTGTATTCTGACAGAATTTGCATACAACATGCATACGACATGCAGGAACAGAAAAATGCAGTGCAATCGCAGGCGATGAGCAGGTTGATGAGCATGAGTTTGTGGATCCATACATGCCGACGTAGATACAAACAGAGGTGCGGATCCATCAAACACTCAAAGTTTGCCTTTggcacacaaaaaagaaagtttaCTGGTAGTCAtttaaaaaagagaaaaataaacagACGTACCAATTTATCCTTGTTTGAATTTCCTAACTAGCAGATgtttgatgatgatgcttcTGTTGTATTGGCTGGCACTGCTGGTGTTGAGCAACCTGCATATGGATCATTTACTCAGATGCTGCAGCAACCTTTCAACCCACAATATAAGCAAATGATTAATGACCCTATGGACTTTGAGGTAACTTATTTAAGTTCAAcgtactgtaaaaaaaaatatgaaatgatcgtatttgaaaaaaaacactaaaatATAAGCACAAAAAAGGCTTAAAACACATGCAACTAACATGCTCCAACTTTTTTCAGAACAAGATGTTTATGATAACCGGAAGAGATGGGCGTGATGATTATTCCGAAGAACCAGATGATGGTGACGATGATGAGCTAGAACAAAGAGTATATGATGATGCTGCTTTCGATAGTGAAGACTACAATGACAACACACAGCCTGTGTCCATTGCTTGTGAGAATTTGTCAGTCATGGCAAATAAGGCACAACATGTGGGTACTCCCTGTGCAGACAGATCCATTGACTCAGAAAATTTGTCTGTTATCACAAATGGGGTGCAGCAACAAGCTACTGGACAGACACACAGATATGAAAAGCAGCAGGCAGTGGGTGATCCTCCTGTAGTTGAGCATCTTAGTAGGGAAGATATTGAGAATTACCTGAAGAATGAAACTGTCCTTGCATCTCAATCATGCAGCCAGGAAGTCCGAGGCCAACATGTACCGCACATCAATATGTCGTTCTGCAGTGATGCTGAGGCTTTTGCATTCTACAACACGTACGCAAGCATTGTTGGATTTTCTGCGAAGAAAGCAGGTAACTATCATTGCAGAGGTGCAGTTGACAGTAAAACAACAAGATGCACATACAGATGCAACAGGGCAGGCAAGATTGTTGGTAAAGAAATTCttgaggaaagaagaaaaagaagagaacataataggaagaaaaacaacaagtCTGGGGTGTCTTGTGATGCACAGATCAAGAAGCCAAGGAATAAAAACACAATAGAGATCACAGACTGCCATGCGACAATGGTGGTGACACTAAAAGAGGATAAATGGGTTGTCACCAATATCGAGTTGCAGCACAATCATGCTTTAAGCCCTCCGGGTGAAGCTAAATTCCTGAGGTCTCACAAACACAtgacagaagaagaaaaattattGATCAGAACTATGAACTCAGTGAAGCTCCCTAGCAGGAAAATAATGGCTATCCTTGCTGGTTTCAGAGGCGGAATGTCAGCTCTCCCGTACACCAAAAAAGATGTTAGCAACTATAGAACAGCCATACGCAATGAAAGCAACCAAAATGATATGATGATGGTCATAGAATTCTTCAGGAAAAGGCAGATGGAAGACCCCCGCTTCTACTATGCCTTCCGGGTAGATGATGAACATAAAGTACAGAATATTTTTTGGGCAAATGGAAATTGTAGGAAATTTTACGACTTGTATGGTGATTGTATCAGTTTTGGTACCACATACAAGA
This is a stretch of genomic DNA from Brachypodium distachyon strain Bd21 chromosome 1, Brachypodium_distachyon_v3.0, whole genome shotgun sequence. It encodes these proteins:
- the LOC100845860 gene encoding protein DOG1-like 3, with the translated sequence MDMTRYFACHQQWIAGQEAGLGELTAAAANAAARRATEAELRAVVERCLRGYEEYATTRRAMAPEDGAAFFAPPWCTTFEKAVLWLGGCRPSLSIRLLYCVSSEGLEAQLQEFLSGHGRAGGDDMIRPTGSGLLGINAMQLEQINNLHGRTIHEEGILSERLASLQEKIADRPLLPIVREREQERARAAALPRGSASSNGLVGRFAAMGLAGVDAEVDAAMESYTAGLAKLLEEADQLRLSTTRELATEILTPRQAVEMLAAAKQLHLSICDWSRRKEGAQSALLPPAATASSSSSGRPNA